CTCCCCGGCAGCCTGCGGGGAGCGCGCAGGCGCAGGCACGGTGGGCGTGGCCGGCCTGAGGACACGTGGGGCACTAGCCTTGGGTCCCTCCGGCGCGATGCGCTCAGTGCGGGCGCGCTACCTCGTGTATTTCCAGTACGTGGGCACTGGTTTTAAGTACGTATCTCGGCCTTCCCGCGACATCCGTCACCTGGCTAGCAGGAAAGATGCGACCCGGCCGGGGAGAGCTCGCGGGGGTTAAATCCAGGGTCAGCGGGCAGACAGGGTGGCCCGGGTACAGCTTGCCCAACTTTCGGGCCCAGGAAATGCTTTGTTTGGCCTTAGGGCGGGGTGGGCAGGACGCGATGGCCTTCATCAGGTAACCCCACTCTCCTCTGTCCGCAGTGGAGTCGCGGCCGTCAGAGGCTCCCAACGTGCCATTGGAGTGCAGAACTACCTGGAGGTGAGGTCTGCCCGGCTGGGAGGGAGGCAACTCCCCGGGAGGCCCCGGTGGGAGCCTGGGGATGTGTCCCCTGCGGCCCTGGCCCTAGCTCCGCTGCCCCAAAGCTTTGTCGCAGCAGGAGGCCGCAGAGCGACTGAACTCGGTAGAGCCAGTCAGGTTCACCATCTCCAGCCGTACCGATGCGGGAGTGCACGCGCTGAGCAACACGGCACACCTGGATGTCCAGCGCCGCCCGGGCCAGCCGCCCTTCTCCCCCGAGGTGGTGGCCCAGGCCCTCAACACTCACCTGAGGCACCCAGCCATCAGGTGAGCCCCCAATCTGAGCATGGTTATCCTGTGCCCTACTCTTCCTTGACACCCGTGATCCACGGTgggtggaggctggaagtccagaCTGGGCAGAACCTGGAGGTGAAGGGGCAGGCACTGAGGTGTCACCTGGATATGTGGGTGGGGTTATTCCTTGCTGAGCCTGACCTGCTGCCACAGGGTTCTGCAGGTCTTCCGTGTGCCCAGTGACTTTCATGCTCGCCATGCAGCTACCTCCAGAACCTACCTGTACCGTCTGGCCACTGGCTGTCCTGGTCCTGACCAGCTGCCTGTGTTTGAGCGAAACCTTTGCTGGGCTCTCCGAACAGAGTGAGTGTGGGTAAATGCAAGTCAGGAGGAGGGGGCTCACAAGGCCCCTTGCTGGGCCTTCCCTCCTGACTGCCTGCCTGGTGTCCTGCAGCTGTCTGGATGTACCTGCCATGCAGGAAGCTGCCCAGCACCTCCTGGGGACACATGACTTCAGTGCCTTCCAGTCAGCCGGCAGCCCGGCTGCTAGCCCAGTGCGCACACTGCGCCGAGCCTCAGTATCCCCTGGCCCCACCAGTCCCTTTGTCCTCCCCGAGGAAAACAGGTGAGGAAGAGAGCTTTGCACTGTGGTCCTACCTGGTGCCACTTGGGAGGCCACCAGGGCTAAATGCAGCTCCAGAACCTCTCCCAAAAAGACAGGACAGCACTCCCCCACACTGCCTGGGAGTTGGGGACAGAGTATTACCCTCCTCTTGAGAACCTTTGCCTGCCCAGAGCTCTGCCCAGCAGATAGGCTTTGGCAGCCATTGAAAGGTTTCACTGGGACTAGTGGTTCCAGCCCAGCCTGGGTTCCACTGCCCTCAGCAGGCCTCCTGCAGAGGGTGGAGACAGCTGTTGACTTCTAGAACCTTCCCAGTCAAGGGCAGCCCCAAGGGAGACTTCTGCATAGTCAGGCAGGAGAGCACCAGGCCTAGGGGTTGGGTGTTGGCAGTAAGCAGGCTGCGCTCCCCCTCTGAGCATCCCCATCCTAGTGGTCTCTCCATGTGAGGGCCCTCGGTACATTGCTGCCTCACACAGGTTGTGACTGCTTTCGATTCCTTTCCATGGGCCCCTCCTGGGGATGGTTGGTAAGTGAGGGCTAGTACTTGGAGAGCTGACAACTAGTCCCCATCCCCAACCTATCAACAAACACTCTTGTCTGAAAGCACATGGTGGGATTGGGTGGCTGGGACTGGCCTTCGGCTTGGATATCACAGGCATCTATGTCCTAGGAAGCTGCACTTCTGGACTCTGGAGTTCGAGAGCCAGTCTTTCCTGTACCGACAGGTGGGCTGTCCTGGGTCCTCCTGGGGTGGGCCAAGGCAGACCCCTGTCGCAGCTTCATTCTGGGTTGCAGGTGCGAAGGATGACAGCTGTGCTAGTGGCTGTGGGGCTCGGGGTTTTGACACCCACCCAGGTGAGGGTGATTCTGGAGAGCCAAGATCCCCTAGGCAAGTACCAGGCCCACCCTGCTCCAGCCCATGGGCTGTTTCTGAAGTCAGTGCTGTATGGAGGCCTCAGGGACCTTGGTAAGAGGCAGCACCACACCCATCCAGGCTGGGTCTTCCCTGAGGGAGGGGGATCTTGAGGTCAAGATATAGAAACCTGCTGTCCAACACATAGAAACCCAGGTACCCAATGGGAAGGCTGCAGGAGGGGAGCTGGAGAGGAGTTGCCACAGCATGGGATTCAGAGCCCTGTTTTCAGGCCCCTTGAGCAAAATCCCTCCGGTGGTGGCTCTAGGGtgacccccaccccaggctgacCTAAAGTCTATCCACAGGTCCTGCCTCCTGCACCCTGCAGGGTCCACAGTATGGAAATGATGACCCTGGCCACAGAACCCTAGGTCTGGCTGTTGAGCCTGGTCACCTTGATCAACATACATAGCACATCCACCCCTCTTGCTTCCTTTCGATCTCAACCTCCCCAGAGTCCCTGCCACCCTGGACCACCCCCCCTCTGCCCTTGAGGAGGCTGACACAGATTGGGGTGCAGGAAACAGGTGTAAGCACCCAAATGTCCCTGGTTCTGCTTTTCCAGGAATACTACCCCTATCTTCCAGGGGCCTGGGAGCAAGAATAAAAGGTGAGGAGACCCCTGAGGCTTGTTTATTGACAGAGGTATACACTTAGGCCAGCTGTATCTCTGGCCTTGTCCTAGAACAAGTTCTGCAGCCAGCCTGGCCATGGGATCTGCTCACACAGAGCACCCAGAATCCAGGAGTGGAAGCTGAGTTtctcttgctgggcacagtgaaaGGCAGAGGTGAAAGCCTGGGTGGTCAGTGCATCAGCTGGGGGCCTGGGGGAGACCCTTCTTGAGCAGTGCCGTGAGGAAGCTCCCCAGCTCCTCATCCTACAAAAAAGGCGAGAAGGCCGTCACCCTGCTCCAGGTAGCACAGGCTGCCAAGGGAGAGAGCCCACCTACCCTTCCCCATGGGGCACTGGCGATTCCAACCACCTACCTGGTATGTCCAAGAAACTAACAGCACCTTGGTGCCTGGGTCCTCAGAGTGGGCAGCAGCCTGGATAAGGATAGACTCCACCGTCACAGAGCCATCAGGGAGGTGCTGCACACAGTGGTCCTTCAGGGTGCTGTGGAGAGGCATAGTGAGACCTGCCTTACCCAGgcggagggggtggggtggagaggaaGGCCAGGCACACCTTTTGAGGTGGCTGTAGACTCGCAGGGCTGTCTCCTGTTCCTTGCGGGTGTCCTGCAGGTGCACACGGCAGGTGAAGCGCAGCTGGTGCTCGGCCAGGCCTAGCTCCTTGAGGGCTTGCTCTGAGGATACCAGCCGGAAGCTCTGTGGGGCAGGGACAGGTCAGGACAAGTAGGGGTGCTACCCCCAACCTCCATCCACACACTCACGCTGTCCTTCATGATCAGGGTGCCATGCAGTAGCCGGGGCTTCTTGGCCTCAGGAAGTAGCCCTGTGAGAAGAGTGTGGCTATCAACACATGTCACCCACTCACCAGCCACCCTGCCTGGTGCCCAACCTGCCCCTCATACCCTGCGCCATCTCCCGCTTCAGCAGTCCCAGAGAGATGCCCACAGGGATGCTGGGGCTCGTAGGCAGCGTCACCGTCTCACCGTTGGCTGGCATGTAGCAGCTGACCCCTGGGGGTAGAGATGGTGCAGACAGAACCTCAATCTGAGCTGGCCAGTCCTGTCTGCACCAGTCCCAGGGGTGGGCCCTGCTTGGTGACCCTCTGCAGCACCCCATGGCCACCTACGGAACTCCTGCTCAATCTTCTGCCGGAGGAACTCCATCTTCTTGGCCTCCCCGTGCACCAGCAGCACACGCTCTGGCTCTGCCTGCCCCACCAGCTGCATGATGCCCTTGGCGTCAGCGTGGGCACTGAACGACATGTACTCCACCTGCATCTTCACCTCCAGCTGTAGCACCAAGGTACAGATGTCAGTGCCAGGGGGCCACTGTCCCCAAGCCCGTGGGCGAGGATGAAGACTCACCACCTGTCGCCCTTCCATCTCCAACTTGCGCTGCCCACTGAGAATCTTGTGGCCCACGGTGCCCTGCACACAGTAACCAGGCATAATGACCTGTAGGGCAAGGATAAGGCTCAGCCATGTGGCCACCCAGCTGCGTACACACCAGGGCTTCCACCTGGAAGTGGAATACCCCCACTGGAGGAGGCTGCTTCCACCCAGCCAGCTGCAGACCTTGGGGGACCAGGCCCAGAGCCCACCATCATGGCTGCTCAGTTCCCCAGGTCTGAGCTGCCTGAGTTGGACACTAGCACCCCCACCATCAGTGACCTCAGACCAGCCTAAAGCCAGGTCCATGGGCAGCTTGGGGACAGGGTGGGTAAAGAACCATCCATCTGCCCTCTAGCTGTAGGGAGCTCCTGTGGCCACCTCTCAGGAGCTGGCTCTGGGCCCAGAGCCCTCACCATGTTCTTCTCATTTCCTGCCCACTTTCGGAAGATCTGCAGGGACTGGCCAGCATGCAGCATCCCTGGTGTGGCAAACACAACCTAAGGGATGGATGAAGGTGGTCAGGGCAATAGACTCCTTGCCCAGCCCCACCACAGGCCCCAGCTTCTGACCAGGAATCCTCTGTGCCTGACATGGGATGCTGCCCACAGGGTCTAACCATGGGGCCTGGGTTGTCAGCAAATGCCCGGTCGAAGGCTTTGATATGCTTGAATTCAAACATATTCCTCTGAACAAAGGTCTTCCGAATCTTCTGGTTGGTCCAGGTGATGAAGAGCTTGTAGTAG
This genomic interval from Urocitellus parryii isolate mUroPar1 chromosome 11, mUroPar1.hap1, whole genome shotgun sequence contains the following:
- the Pusl1 gene encoding tRNA pseudouridine synthase-like 1 isoform X3 gives rise to the protein MRSVRARYLVYFQYVGTGFNGVAAVRGSQRAIGVQNYLEQEAAERLNSVEPVRFTISSRTDAGVHALSNTAHLDVQRRPGQPPFSPEVVAQALNTHLRHPAIRVLQVFRVPSDFHARHAATSRTYLYRLATGCPGPDQLPVFERNLCWALRTDCLDVPAMQEAAQHLLGTHDFSAFQSAGSPAASPVRTLRRASVSPGPTSPFVLPEENRKLHFWTLEFESQSFLYRQVRRMTAVLVAVGLGVLTPTQVRVILESQDPLGPASCTLQGPQYGNDDPGHRTLGLAVEPGHLDQHT
- the Ints11 gene encoding integrator complex subunit 11, which encodes MPEIRVTPLGAGQDVGRSCILVSIAGKNVMLDCGMHMGFNDDRRFPDFSYITQNGRLTDFLDCVIISHFHLDHCGALPYFSEMVGYDGPIYMTHPTQAICPILLEDYRKIAVDKKGEANFFTSQMIKDCMKKVVAVHLHQTVQVDDELEIKAYYAGHVLGAAMFQIKVGSESVVYTGDYNMTPDRHLGAAWIDKCRPNLLITESTYATTIRDSKRCRERDFLKKVHETVERGGKVLIPVFALGRAQELCILLETFWERMNLKVPIYFSTGLTEKANHYYKLFITWTNQKIRKTFVQRNMFEFKHIKAFDRAFADNPGPMVVFATPGMLHAGQSLQIFRKWAGNEKNMVIMPGYCVQGTVGHKILSGQRKLEMEGRQVLEVKMQVEYMSFSAHADAKGIMQLVGQAEPERVLLVHGEAKKMEFLRQKIEQEFRVSCYMPANGETVTLPTSPSIPVGISLGLLKREMAQGLLPEAKKPRLLHGTLIMKDSSFRLVSSEQALKELGLAEHQLRFTCRVHLQDTRKEQETALRVYSHLKSTLKDHCVQHLPDGSVTVESILIQAAAHSEDPGTKVLLVSWTYQDEELGSFLTALLKKGLPQAPS
- the Pusl1 gene encoding tRNA pseudouridine synthase-like 1 isoform X1; translated protein: MRSVRARYLVYFQYVGTGFNGVAAVRGSQRAIGVQNYLEQEAAERLNSVEPVRFTISSRTDAGVHALSNTAHLDVQRRPGQPPFSPEVVAQALNTHLRHPAIRVLQVFRVPSDFHARHAATSRTYLYRLATGCPGPDQLPVFERNLCWALRTDCLDVPAMQEAAQHLLGTHDFSAFQSAGSPAASPVRTLRRASVSPGPTSPFVLPEENRKLHFWTLEFESQSFLYRQVRRMTAVLVAVGLGVLTPTQVRVILESQDPLGKYQAHPAPAHGLFLKSVLYGGLRDLGPASCTLQGPQYGNDDPGHRTLGLAVEPGHLDQHT
- the Pusl1 gene encoding tRNA pseudouridine synthase-like 1 isoform X2 encodes the protein MRSVRARYLVYFQYVGTGFNGVAAVRGSQRAIGVQNYLEEAAERLNSVEPVRFTISSRTDAGVHALSNTAHLDVQRRPGQPPFSPEVVAQALNTHLRHPAIRVLQVFRVPSDFHARHAATSRTYLYRLATGCPGPDQLPVFERNLCWALRTDCLDVPAMQEAAQHLLGTHDFSAFQSAGSPAASPVRTLRRASVSPGPTSPFVLPEENRKLHFWTLEFESQSFLYRQVRRMTAVLVAVGLGVLTPTQVRVILESQDPLGKYQAHPAPAHGLFLKSVLYGGLRDLGPASCTLQGPQYGNDDPGHRTLGLAVEPGHLDQHT